GGCACCTCGAGGTTCCAGATTTTCTGATTCGTTAAAGTGTTCCTTTGTCGTAGACACTATCTCGAGAAATCGTACTTTGCGGATGAACATGATTCGTATTGAATAGCGATGAAGGCGCGTCAATGGTGTCGAAATATCTGCTGACTGTGATGCGCAAAGAACTGGAGATGAAGACAAACGTCGCGTCGGACGTAACATGGCGGCGTTTGGCCGCATATTTGAAGCTTCATGCCAGAATGTCCGCCTGAGCAGGAACCTCTCACATTGTTACCTTCCCAAACCGCAGGTAAACTTAATATGCGCCTTCTGCCCCTTGCACGGGGGCTTTTTGAAACTCCCCTCTTCATGCTTTACGACGCCCCGAGTCAGGGCCGTAAACGCCAATTTGACTTGGAGGTACCATTCACGAGACTGTAGCCACATTCTCAGCCAAGACATGTCAGCTTGTGTAGTTGGATAATGTTTTACTATGTCAGAAGTAAACGTGGTATATCAACATTCCCCCTCGGTAATAAAAGCAACTATCAGTGAATATGTATAGCGAAGAGAATAACCAACCCGTAACGCTTCAAAAGAAATACGCCGCGCTTTTGTTCTTTGGAGGAGGTTCATGCTCAGTTCAATCCAACTCAACGCCCGCCGTTTTAATCAGCCTCgggctcctcgtcatctcccTTCCAAGACGCCATCTCCGCCACCGGCACACGTCCCCGAAGCCACCTCAGCGTGGCTTCTGTCCCCCGCTCCAGGACGTTCCATCGTGGCACTCTGAATCGGTTGCCCATAACATCAAATCTCTCCAGGCCTCCTGggccgccaagaagaccGATTCGGGGGTTCAAATGGGAAATGTCGTTGTTGCTAGCATCCACAATCTTCAACCCTCTGATCATGTCTGGATCAAGGTCCACAATGTGGTTGTTAGCCACAAGCAAGACGTTGAGCGCAGGGAACACCTCTTTCAGATTCGTGGGCAGAGAGTTGAGCCTGTTCAATGAGATGTCAaccttctccatctttggCGCATGGAGGAACTTGGTGAGTGCTCCAAGTCCGGTAATGTGATTTGATGATAGGTTGAGTTCCTTCAAGGCTGGGAGCTCCAGGTCTTCAGTCAGGTATGCTTCGCCTACTAGCTGGTTATGCGATAGCGACAGAGCAGTCAACGTCTCAGCAAAGAAGCTCAGAGAGTTGGGCAGCGTAGCAAACAGGTTGTTATGGAGAAACACTTGTCGAATCTGGTTCTCGGCTGCGACCTTGGAAGACACAACAGGATGCAGCGACGAGGACTCGGTTCGCGATCGATCCAAGATACCGCCTGGCTTCACAGGCCAGGACTGGTTCGAAAGTGTGTGTGACCGTGAACGGCGACTTGATACTGTGTGTGAGCGAGACCTAGAGGGACTTTGAGGGGGCGTTGCAAAGTCATCATCAGATCGGTagtcttcatcatcaaactTCATGTCCTTCTCGGGGTTTTGCGGCTGTGCAACCTTGTTATCACCCAAAATGCCCACAACGCCAACCTGAGCACCGGCTTCCTGCTGATAAGGTGGCGGTGGCTCTAGTCTTCCGGCCAGAATATCTTTGAGCTCATCAGTCGTGATGGAGAGGAACTTCTTGTCACGGAGCGGATTGCCACTGAGGCGAAGCATGGAAAGGTTCTCCATCCTCGAAACCTCAGGAGGGACCACCCTGATGTCGTTGCTGGAGAAGTCGGCGTGGCGAAGCTTCTCGAGACTCATGAAGCTGTTGGGGATACCAGAAATATTATTCTCGTCCACCGTCAGCGTCAAGAGGCTTGTCCAAGATGTCATGTCTGGTAGCCCCTGTAGCCTGTTCATCGATAGCGACAGGGAGTGCAAGACAGGGAACTCAATGGCGGAGCCTAGAGGAACCAATCTTTGCAGCTGGTTTGTAGAAACATCCAAGCTTTGCAGTTGAGGTAGGCAGCCAATTGGCTCCTCAATGAGAGTACCCGATAGCTTGTTTTTCCTCAGGTTCAACTCGGTAATGGGGAGAGTGGCAAGCCCGTCAAAAGCAAGCGATTCGAAGCTGTTTTCGCTTAGGTTGAGAATACGAAGCCGTGACATGTTCTCAATCTTGTGGGGAAGAGCAGAGATGTTGTTTCCATGGACATCGAGAATCTCGAGTTGGTTGAGGTTTGATAGGATCGAGTTCAGTGGTCCGAAGAAAAGGTTGTTGGCCAGCTTTAGGTCACGAAGCGAAGTAACCTGCGCTATCGTGTCTAcgctgttgttggtgagACGATTGTTTGACTGCGAATGTTAGCGATACTAAAAAACGAGTATTGGTGGTCTACATACCAGGTTCAACGACGTCAGGCAGTTGAGTCGCCGTAGACCAAGGGGAACCCCGACAAGGAGGTTGCCATGCATGTCCAGGTTCTCCAGGCCAGCAAAGATGTTGCCACGACTCGCTTGTTCCTCATCAAATGACGAAGGGTTTGTGTCAGGGAAGATAAAGTCATCCAGCTCTTCCAGTTCGTTGTCTGCGGCGATGAAGCGCTTCAAGTCCACACTCTCGGCCCAGCTGCCATCAAAAGTGCCAATGCTCTCCAAATCGTACATCTTCAGCACCTCCACGGGAATCTCCTTGAGGTTCAAAGCAGCAATATTGAGCCGGCCCGACGTCCTTCCTGCATTGACACGGTTCTGAATGACCTTTTTCCTGGGGTCTTCACCTCGGCGGGTATTGAAAGGATCATCATGGTTAACGCCAAAATCGAAGCCAGTGTCGGATGGAACAATTGGCGCCTCCTGATCGCCGTCCTCTTTTTGGGCCTCGGCGGCTTGTTTCAACTGAGCGCGCCTCGCCGCTTTGGCCTTTGCAATCTGCTCTCGGAGAGCAGCAGATGATTTGCGGGTAGAAGGTGGTGTTCCAGGTTCGGCCGAGTCGCCTGTCAAAGCGGTGTTAGTGGACGCTGTTGTTGAGGCGCTGGACGGAATTGTGCCGTCCCAGGAGGTGTTTGACGAACTTCCAGATGCACGATTGGCTCCATGCAGAGACGCCTGGTTGAGTGCCGGGAGGGATGGCTTCTTGAAAAGACCCTTGACAGGAGCTCTTGGTTTGGTAGGTCGCGCAGCCAATGACTTGGATGCTGCCTTTGGAGGAGGCATGTTGGGCTTGCCTGGACTAGGACTCCTTGCAGCTGAGAGCGATGAAAGCTTGGAGGCTGAACCAGGGGGACCCTGAGTCGACATTCGAAAACCCGGACTCCTGGCCCCCGAGATCACCGAGGATCTCTTTTGCGGAGTTCCGCTGATTGTACTCAGGGGCGGCTTGTAAGAGCTTGCTGAAGCTCTGAAGCTTGAGAATCCGATGTCGGCCGGGCCTGAGCTGGAGCCTGGCCGGCTTCCTGGCCTGGATGAGAGTCTTGCTGATGTATCCGACGCATAGCTGGATCCTGGACGAGAAGCTCCGCTGTCTGCCCGAGATCGTGGCCTACTATCGGCTCGGGATCGTGGTCTGCTTTCGGCTCTGGATCTTGATCTACCCTGATCGAAAAAGGTGGATGACTTCTTGCTCAAGGCTGGCGAAGAGGGGATTGACGCCAGAGTCTCAATCGTTCGCTCCGAGAGCGAGGGCCGCGGTTTCCGAGAACGAACTCTGAGAGTATCTTGGCGGTCTCCATCATCAGTCGAGGCCGTCGGCGGTCTGGACTGCTCGGGGTCAAAGATGTTGTTGGCAGGGTCGTGAAGCGGTGAGGTTGCAAAAACCTCTGACGGTCTCCGCGTGAGAGTCAACTGGCGGTGAAAGATGTGtccgtcatcctcgacaccaaTCGCCTCGCCTGGCGGGTCGTAGGGAGGTGTTGTGGACTGTTCCTCGATTGTATCGGGCTGTCGCTCTGTAGGTCGTCGAGGCGTGGAGGGGGCTCTTGCGGAAATGGGCCTTGTGGCGGCTGCCTGGGGAGGAGGTCTAGAGATTAGAGAAGTTCGTCGTGTCCCAATGTTGAGCTGTTCTCGGGATGTGGCGGATCGTAACCGAGGGTTTCGTAGTTCTGAAGAGCTGCCAATGCTGCTGCGCAGTTGGTTTTGCGACATGGAAGGTCGCAGCCGTGGATTCCGTAGCTCGCCTCCAATGGCAGAACTCCCTCCTCCTAGGCTCTCTCTCGAAGGCGAAGGGCGAATAATCGAGGCCGGTCTTGGCAGGGCTGACGTGGGCTTGGGAATGCCAGACGTTGGACGTGGCAcggggagcttggagagacGAGGAATAGCGCTCATGCGCTTCTGTGAGGAATCCTCCATGATCAATGCAGGAGGCCCAAGTCGTGGGCCCGTGAAGCGTCTTGGAGTAGCAGCAGTGTCGCAGCAGCTAGCTGGCCAGAAAAGGCACAGACCCCTATCGTGTCTATCCGGGAGGAATACTTCTTGTTGTTGCACGAGGGCGGATTGAGATGGGACGAATTCCCCTTTGTAACCCAAGGGGTCCTGAGGGGTCTGGATGTTTCGATGGATTGTTTAGTGTCCTAGCGTTGGCGGGTGGACGACGGATGGCTGCGGGAGCTAAGAGCAAGGCGAACCCGAGCCACAACACACAAGCCTTGAGTCAAACGGAAGTTGTAGCAAACAAAACGGAAGACGTTGAGGATCTGAATCAATGTCATGAGAAGAAAGACGTGATTGTCCTACCTGCAGTGTCAGCAAGCAAAACATCCATATTTCCAGGGGTTCATCTTAATTGCCCTGTCGGGCCCCTGGAGAAACTCCCGGCCGCCATCGACGCGATGGGCTCCTTCCCCTTGTTGACATCACGTGGGgccagccaagaagcgaaCCCTCCAGGTCGTTAGCGGCTCTTTAGCGGCCTTCCAGAGGGCGGGTTCCCAGCTTAGCGGGACGAACTTCCCCCGCTAAGCTGTCCGCTTTGGGCGGTGGCGGATCCCGTCCCACGGGAACTGGTTCTTCATTTGGAGGACCCCCTGAGAATGACATGTTGCAGGGCTTTCACTTTGCTTTTGTTTGCAGAGGTTTAATTGCATTCTGCAGCTTGCCCATGTCTTCCGGTGAGACTGGCTGGAGATTCAATCCCTGCGGTGCCGGCATTTCATTGTTGGTTGAGCATGCTTCTACCCGTTGTTGTTGACAATGCCCCTTTTACCATACCACGACACGAGGCTCATCTCCTCCGGCGCCAAATAGGCGAGATCTATAACTGCCTAAACTGACGAAATACGTCCTAAAAACCCCCGGGTTGATCGAGACCCCAGTATTTATCCTGTTCCTTATTGACAGGAGAAATTGGTCGTCTGTCCCGTCCCAACGTTGATGCCAAGCCGTCCGCCCAGAGACATGGGACTGACACGCCGATAGCTTCATGGGGGTGTCAATACCGGCCCCTGAGCTGCTTTCGGCAAAGAGTTCAACGTTGGCGCAGAAGGATCTCGTCTCGCGTCTAAATAATTCCGCCACGGCCTGAATTATTCCAGCGTCTCTTGCAACACAAGCAGTAGTCCTTTAATGTATTCAAGGTTATTTCTTACGCTGCTTTTGCAGTTTTCAACCCCTCAAAGATACCCGGGTATGTCCAATTAATCTTCTCAAACATATACACTTCTTCCGCAGttctcttgttcttggcctttCTGGTATTGTTCTGGATCAGGCTTGCACGCGGCCTTCGCACCGAATCAAGATTTCGCAACAATTGCGGCACATCTGCACTGGATACGCCTGGTTGCAAGAACAATCTGAaagcctcggcatcctcgacagcctgtgttcctccttgcccttgatgagGCGTCATGGCATGAGCTGCGTCGCCTATCAGGACTGTTCGCCCGCGGATGTAGGTTGGCAGTGGATCTTGGTCTCTTAGTTGCCATAGTTTGATGTTCTTTGCGATTCTATTGGTAAACATGATTAGCTTTGTTCTTGGCGACACGTCTCATTATGCCAAAGTTGTGAAATTGCAGCGCATACTTCAGATAGTCCTGCACCCATACTGGGAAGTCACTAAACAGGGACAGCAACTCTTCTCTGTCTCCAGAAGCAGTCCATGACTCTGTGGTTTCCTCCTTTAAGCTGCTGTCCGGGACAATACACACAAAATTGAAGATTTGGAAGTTGCGGCAAGGATACATGACGACAGACCGCATGGTGTCGTCGAAGGAATAGACCATGGACAAGCACGTCGGCTGATCAGGCTGGAGAATCTGGGGGATTTCATTCAGTGACTGTTTGATCTCGTCCACCTCCAGGGTGAACCGAAACGCGGATAGACCCGATGGCCTCGCAGTCTGGAATGCAGCATCGCCGACTACATGGGGGCGTATTACGGACTTGATGCCATCAGCAGCTGTTCCTCATAGTCAGTGTCCTGACCTGATCTCCTTAGTAGTTTTGGTTAAAACCTACCAATGACCAGATCGGCGTGGATCTTCTCACTAGAGTCAAGAGTAATCCAGCCTTGATCCGGCGAGATGTCAACGACCTTTTGATCCCAGAATATCTGGGCCGGCCTCCCCGGAATGCCAGAGGTGGCAGTCTCCTCTGTCGCAAGTCGTAGGAACTCGTTTCTTAGATCCGCCCGATGTTGAAAGAGCCAATCTGCTCCATATTTCTCGGCGTAGTTGTGCTTCTCATCTAGTGTGAGTTTCCCCTCCTTCGTAAAGATCTTGGTGGCGCCGACTGCTTGTGACCCCGCGTTCAGACGGTCGAAACCCAAGGTGTCGAGGATCCGAACGCCGTTTGGTCCTATGTTGATGGCGGCACCAACCTCGGCGGGAGCAGAGGCCCGCTCATATACTTTGACGTTGTGTTTCTCGCGCAAGACTCGCGCGGCGAGAAGCCCAGCAAGACCAGCTCCAACGATAACCACGTTGAGGGGACTTTCCTGTGATGAAGGCATGGTGAATAAGCGCTATTGTCTCGAGTGCTAAGAGACTTCGTTGAGCATGGTTCTCAGGTGGTGCGCATCACCAAGGTTGTACGTATATATGTTCGACGGCGTTAGTCTTCCtatccccttctcctccacatcCCTTCCCTCCACTTCCCTCTGCTCTCCACATCCCTTTGCTCTCCACATCTATCAAGCTCCCGCATATATCGTCTTTCATCCCTCAGCCTCCACAGCGGGAGCGGAGGAGCGGAGTTAACATGTCCGACCCAGAGTCGGCATCTCGGGCCACATTCCGGAAGGCCGGAACATGTAAGGACAGAAGAACAATGATTATCCTCGAGTGGAAGAAACTGTCTCGAGTATTCATCGTTAATTACATACGCAGTTATTATGGCAAGACGACTTGTCCTCCGATCCCCATATGAGCGCTTGCAGCTTGAGCCTTACGCTCCGACTCCCCCTGGACCTTCATATATCCAGGTCAAAGTTGTAGCAACGTCTTTAAACCATCTTGACTGGAAGAGGATAAAGAAGAATCTCTTCATCCCGGATTTTCCTCATGGTATGTCCAATCACAACATGGAGGGATCCTGGACTTCAGACCGACAAGGGCTCTTTTATTAATGCCAACCTACCCAATATAGTTCTTGGCATGGATATTATTGGACAAGTCCTGGACGGCAGCCAGTCCAGAGGGTTCCAGAAAGGAGACCTGATAGTAGCACCTGGAACGGTCGGCTACAGCGACGGTTGCTCCTTTCAGACACATGCGCTGGTTCATGAGGATCACTGCGCCAAGGTCAGCGAGCCGATCCACAATAACGTTTCTTAACAATGGGCGAGAAAATTGGAACAGAGAAATGCTAATTAGGCATCGTAGATTACTTCCGATATATCAGTGCTTGGCCTTTCGACCCTTCCCTTCAGTCTCTCCACCGCGGCATGCGGCTTGTATCTTGGAGCAGGCCTCGCGAAAGTCGCAGATGAACCCGACACTACTCATGCCCAAGTACTCATCTGGGTTCGTGCTACTCCCCGTCGCATGACAAACTTTCTGACTTGTAAAAGGGTGCCAatggcggcgttggcaaACTTGCCGTCCAGCTTGCCAAGATGTCTAGCTATTCTGTCATTGCAGTTACGTCGAGAGATGAAACCAAGGTAGAAGCTGCATCAAGGGGCGCTGAACATGTTTTCTCAAATTCTGAATCGGATTTGGTAAAGAAGATTCGTGCCGTTGCGCCAAATCTACGCCACGCCTTTGACACGGTTGTCACAAGTAACACCATGGCTAAGATTGTTGAATGTTGTGAGAAGCCAGCAAAGGTGGCTACCGCGATCAAGTATAATGGATCTGATGTCGACGGGGTTCAAGTTACTCCGGTCTACAGTGGTGAGATTATGGGAAAGACAATGGTAGGTTTGCCATCAGCAGCTGGGCTTGAACTTGGAAAGTGGCTTTGGGGGAACCTCGACGAGTGGTTAAAGTCAAATCAGATCACGCCGCTCGAATATGAAGAGCTTGATGGAATTGAGAGTGTTCAAGATGGCTTGGAGGTCCTGGAAAGCGGAACCGCGCATAGAAAGCTCGTCACGTATGTTGTGTGAGCCGTTGGCGATAGACACATTCATGGGTATTCTTCACATGCTGTTTTTTAGAGCACATCGAACATAGAGCCCTTACTCGAATGACTAAAGTTCTTCAACAATGTCAGCGAGGCCGTCAAGTGTATTATCGACACTAGTCTTTCCACTATTAGGAAACCAGGTGCCTCGTGATCTGCCGGACATCCGGATCACCATGCCGCCCTGGAAGGCCCCAGAGCGTTGGAGCCGAAAGATCGAGATGACCGACTCCAATTCTTTAACTCCGTCGGCAAAttttctcctctccatcgGGAAGCCGCCTTGTGATCATGGCAGCGTC
This window of the Fusarium keratoplasticum isolate Fu6.1 chromosome 3, whole genome shotgun sequence genome carries:
- a CDS encoding Salicylate 1-monooxygenase (Salicylate 1-monooxygenase [Fusarium fujikuroi]) is translated as MPSSQESPLNVVIVGAGLAGLLAARVLREKHNVKVYERASAPAEVGAAINIGPNGVRILDTLGFDRLNAGSQAVGATKIFTKEGKLTLDEKHNYAEKYGADWLFQHRADLRNEFLRLATEETATSGIPGRPAQIFWDQKVVDISPDQGWITLDSSEKIHADLVIAADGIKSVIRPHVVGDAAFQTARPSGLSAFRFTLEVDEIKQSLNEIPQILQPDQPTCLSMVYSFDDTMRSVVMYPCRNFQIFNFVCIVPDSSLKEETTESWTASGDREELLSLFSDFPVWVQDYLKIAKNIKLWQLRDQDPLPTYIRGRTVLIGDAAHAMTPHQGQGGTQAVEDAEAFRLFLQPGVSSADVPQLLRNLDSVRRPRASLIQNNTRKAKNKRTAEEVYMFEKINWTYPGIFEGLKTAKAA
- a CDS encoding PKS-ER domain-containing protein gives rise to the protein MSDPESASRATFRKAGTFIMARRLVLRSPYERLQLEPYAPTPPGPSYIQVKVVATSLNHLDWKRIKKNLFIPDFPHVLGMDIIGQVLDGSQSRGFQKGDLIVAPGTVGYSDGCSFQTHALVHEDHCAKITSDISVLGLSTLPFSLSTAACGLYLGAGLAKVADEPDTTHAQVLIWGANGGVGKLAVQLAKMSSYSVIAVTSRDETKVEAASRGAEHVFSNSESDLVKKIRAVAPNLRHAFDTVVTSNTMAKIVECCEKPAKVATAIKYNGSDVDGVQVTPVYSGEIMGKTMVGLPSAAGLELGKWLWGNLDEWLKSNQITPLEYEELDGIESVQDGLEVLESGTAHRKLVTYVV